Proteins from a genomic interval of Bradyrhizobium sp. CCBAU 53340:
- a CDS encoding ATP-binding cassette domain-containing protein has product MQSRLPILVFAALMAAIPFIPGMPPFWIVLLDNIGLAALVAMGLVLLTGVGGLTSFGQAAFVGFGAYTTAVLTTAYGLSPWLTLPLSLVVSGLLAVLLGLITVRLSGHYLPLGTLAWGLGLFYLFSKLEFLGRNDGISAIPPLSVGTFRMLSPGSIYYAIWVAVLVSALLTMNLLDSRTGRAIRALRRGHVAAEAFGVHTPRAKLLVFIHAAVLAGLSGWLYAHLQRAVTPTPFGAHAGIEYLFIAVVGGAGYVWGGVLGAAIVVILKEVLQSYLPLILPGSGQVETIVFGIMLVALLQLAPGGVWPWLMSFLPERSGGRKPDTALKLEARSRSPGQSDILLQVEKARKQFGGVVAVNNVSFDVQAREIVALIGPNGAGKSTTFNLITGVLSATSGSISVLGRKVDRAPPQEIVKLGISRTFQHVKLVPDMTVLENVAIGAHLRGRSGPLASMLRLDRADEAKLLAEAARQIERVGLAEQMHQLAGSLSLGQQRIVEIARALCVDPLLLLLDEPAAGLRHMEKQQLAKLLRDLRDGGMSVLLVEHDMGFVMNLADRIVVLDFGTKIAEGTPTTIKTNPEVIKAYLGVAA; this is encoded by the coding sequence ATGCAGAGCCGGCTTCCCATCCTCGTCTTCGCAGCTTTGATGGCGGCGATCCCGTTCATTCCGGGCATGCCGCCGTTCTGGATCGTGCTGCTCGACAATATCGGCCTCGCCGCGCTGGTCGCGATGGGCCTCGTGCTGCTGACCGGCGTCGGCGGCCTCACCTCGTTCGGCCAGGCCGCCTTCGTCGGCTTCGGCGCCTACACCACCGCGGTGCTGACGACGGCCTACGGCCTGTCGCCGTGGCTGACGCTGCCGCTGTCGCTGGTGGTCAGCGGCTTGCTCGCGGTCCTGCTCGGACTGATCACGGTCCGCCTGTCCGGCCATTATCTTCCCCTCGGCACGCTCGCCTGGGGGCTCGGGCTGTTCTACCTCTTCAGCAAGCTGGAGTTCCTCGGGCGTAACGACGGCATCTCGGCGATCCCGCCGCTGTCGGTCGGCACGTTCAGGATGCTCTCGCCCGGCTCGATCTACTACGCGATCTGGGTCGCCGTCCTCGTCTCGGCGCTGCTCACCATGAACCTCCTGGACTCCCGCACCGGCCGCGCCATCCGCGCGCTCAGACGCGGCCATGTCGCGGCCGAGGCATTCGGCGTGCACACGCCGCGCGCCAAGCTTCTGGTGTTCATCCACGCGGCCGTGCTCGCCGGCCTCTCCGGCTGGCTCTACGCCCATCTGCAGCGCGCAGTGACGCCGACGCCGTTCGGCGCCCATGCCGGTATCGAATATCTCTTCATCGCAGTGGTCGGCGGCGCCGGCTATGTCTGGGGCGGCGTGCTGGGTGCGGCGATCGTCGTGATCCTGAAAGAGGTGCTGCAAAGCTATCTACCGCTGATCCTGCCAGGCTCCGGCCAGGTCGAGACCATCGTGTTCGGCATCATGCTGGTAGCCCTGCTCCAACTCGCGCCCGGCGGCGTCTGGCCCTGGCTGATGTCGTTCCTGCCCGAAAGGTCGGGCGGCCGGAAGCCGGACACCGCGCTGAAACTCGAGGCGCGCTCGCGCTCGCCCGGCCAGTCCGACATTCTGCTCCAGGTCGAAAAAGCGCGAAAACAGTTCGGCGGGGTGGTCGCGGTCAACAACGTTTCCTTCGACGTCCAGGCCCGCGAGATCGTCGCCCTGATCGGACCGAACGGGGCCGGCAAGAGCACCACCTTCAACCTGATCACCGGCGTGCTGTCGGCAACGTCAGGCTCGATCTCGGTGCTCGGCAGAAAGGTCGACCGCGCGCCACCGCAGGAGATCGTCAAGCTCGGCATCAGCAGGACCTTCCAGCACGTCAAGCTCGTCCCCGACATGACGGTGCTGGAGAATGTCGCGATCGGCGCGCATCTGCGCGGCCGTTCCGGGCCACTCGCCTCGATGCTGCGGCTCGACCGCGCCGATGAAGCAAAGCTGCTTGCGGAAGCCGCCCGCCAGATCGAGCGTGTTGGGCTTGCCGAACAGATGCATCAGCTCGCAGGCAGCCTGTCGCTCGGCCAGCAGCGCATCGTCGAGATCGCGCGTGCGCTCTGCGTCGATCCGCTGCTGCTGCTGCTCGACGAGCCGGCCGCGGGCCTGCGCCACATGGAGAAGCAGCAGCTCGCAAAGCTGCTGCGCGACCTGCGCGACGGCGGCATGAGCGTGCTGCTGGTCGAGCACGACATGGGCTTCGTGATGAACCTCGCCGACCGCATCGTGGTGCTCGATTTCGGCACCAAGATCGCGGAGGGCACGCCCACCACCATCAAGACCAATCCCGAAGTGATCAAGGCCTATCTCGGAGTGGCGGCATGA
- a CDS encoding hydrogenase 4 subunit F, producing the protein MSIDVLSAILVIPAVSAALLAILPGYRQTAKLNVVAALATFLTSLSLFVVEPVSGQYLLVDDLNKVFIVLTTFVSFTTSVFSASYIQHEIEIGRLTPAFLRFYHAMYQTLMFAMNLALVANNIGLMWVAVEVATLTTVLMVGIYRTHEALEAAWKYFILGSVGIALALFGTILVYMAARPVVGEGLDGMVWTVLVKHAAQFDPALLNVAFVFLLLGYGTKVGLAPLHAWLPDAHAEGPTPISAVLSGLLLNVALYALLRFKMMLAVNLAAIAPGPLMATMGLISVIFASLMLYRRRDIKRMFAYSSIEHMGIIVFAFGMGGPLANFAGLLHMTMHSLTKSAIFFAVGHIAQVKGTQKIADIGGLTMTNPVLGWGLMLGVVAIVGLPPLGIFMSEFLVVSSTFSHAPWLTVILVLGIIIALGGLLLRVGSVMFGEPKGPTAPAEASYVPMFTHLALVLMAGIYLPPGLVAGFQNVAKLLG; encoded by the coding sequence ATGAGCATCGACGTCCTCAGCGCCATCCTCGTGATCCCGGCCGTCTCGGCGGCGCTGCTGGCGATCTTGCCGGGCTATAGGCAAACGGCGAAGCTGAATGTGGTGGCGGCACTCGCGACCTTCCTGACCTCGCTTTCGCTGTTCGTGGTCGAGCCGGTGTCAGGGCAGTATCTGCTGGTGGACGACCTCAACAAGGTCTTCATCGTGTTGACCACCTTCGTGAGCTTCACCACATCGGTATTCAGCGCGAGCTATATCCAGCACGAGATCGAGATCGGGCGCCTGACGCCGGCGTTCCTGCGCTTTTATCACGCAATGTATCAGACGCTGATGTTCGCGATGAACCTCGCGCTCGTCGCCAACAATATCGGCCTGATGTGGGTCGCAGTTGAAGTGGCGACGCTGACGACCGTGCTGATGGTCGGCATCTACCGCACCCACGAGGCGCTGGAAGCAGCCTGGAAATATTTCATTCTCGGCAGCGTCGGCATCGCGCTGGCGCTGTTCGGGACCATCCTGGTCTATATGGCGGCGCGCCCCGTGGTCGGCGAGGGGCTCGACGGCATGGTGTGGACGGTGCTGGTGAAGCACGCCGCACAGTTCGACCCGGCACTGCTCAACGTCGCCTTCGTCTTCCTCCTGCTCGGCTACGGCACCAAGGTCGGCCTCGCGCCCCTGCACGCTTGGCTGCCGGACGCCCATGCGGAGGGCCCGACGCCGATCTCGGCGGTGCTCTCCGGCCTCCTGCTCAACGTCGCGCTCTATGCGCTCCTGCGCTTCAAGATGATGCTCGCGGTCAATCTCGCGGCCATTGCGCCGGGGCCGTTGATGGCGACGATGGGCCTGATCTCGGTGATCTTCGCTTCGCTGATGCTCTACCGCCGCCGCGACATCAAGCGCATGTTCGCCTATTCCTCGATCGAGCACATGGGCATCATCGTCTTCGCCTTCGGCATGGGCGGGCCGCTGGCGAATTTTGCCGGCCTCCTCCACATGACCATGCATTCGCTGACCAAGTCGGCGATCTTCTTCGCCGTCGGCCACATCGCCCAGGTCAAGGGCACCCAGAAGATCGCCGACATCGGGGGACTTACGATGACCAATCCCGTGCTCGGCTGGGGATTGATGCTCGGCGTCGTCGCCATCGTCGGGTTGCCCCCGCTTGGCATCTTCATGAGCGAGTTCCTGGTGGTGAGCTCGACCTTCTCGCACGCGCCCTGGCTGACGGTCATCCTGGTGCTCGGCATCATCATCGCGCTCGGTGGCCTCCTGCTGCGCGTCGGCTCTGTGATGTTCGGCGAACCCAAGGGACCGACTGCGCCGGCGGAGGCGTCCTATGTGCCAATGTTCACGCATCTTGCGCTGGTGCTGATGGCCGGCATCTATCTGCCGCCGGGGCTGGTCGCCGGCTTTCAGAACGTCGCAAAGCTCCTAGGGTAG
- a CDS encoding respiratory chain complex I subunit 1 family protein, whose translation MNALRDILSQGAQMLLVLGLAPLLTGFVRKVKARLLRRRGPPLLQPYRDLIRLMRKDVVLADNASWLFRVIPYLMFAGTWVAVSLVPTFGNGLLFSWTADLIAIIALLGSARFFQALAGMDVGTAFGGIGSSREVMIASLAEPAMLITVFSVAMIAGSTQLAYVAEFMGSDAVGLRVSLGMAFVALTIVALAENARIPVDNPATHLELTMVHEAMVLEYSGRHLALIDLSSQLKLLLYVSLIACVFLPWGMASADASVARMVFGALLYVGKLTVLGFLLAVFETAIAKMRVFRIPEFLGAALMLALLATLLRFVSGSL comes from the coding sequence ATGAATGCGCTGCGCGACATCCTCTCCCAGGGCGCCCAGATGTTGCTGGTGTTGGGCCTAGCGCCGCTGCTGACGGGGTTCGTGCGCAAGGTGAAGGCGCGGCTGCTGCGCCGGCGCGGGCCGCCACTGCTCCAGCCCTATCGCGACCTCATTCGCCTGATGCGCAAGGACGTCGTGCTCGCGGACAATGCATCATGGCTGTTCCGCGTCATTCCCTATCTGATGTTCGCAGGAACCTGGGTCGCGGTCTCGTTGGTGCCGACTTTCGGCAACGGGCTCCTGTTCTCCTGGACCGCCGATCTCATCGCCATCATTGCGCTGCTCGGCAGCGCCCGTTTCTTCCAGGCGCTCGCCGGCATGGATGTCGGCACCGCCTTCGGCGGCATCGGCTCCAGCCGCGAGGTCATGATCGCCTCCCTCGCCGAGCCCGCGATGCTGATCACGGTGTTCTCGGTTGCGATGATCGCCGGCTCTACACAGCTCGCCTACGTGGCCGAGTTCATGGGCTCGGACGCTGTCGGCCTGCGCGTGTCGCTGGGCATGGCGTTCGTGGCATTGACCATCGTGGCGCTGGCCGAAAATGCCCGTATCCCCGTCGACAACCCCGCCACTCATCTCGAGCTCACCATGGTGCACGAGGCCATGGTGCTGGAATATTCGGGGCGACATCTCGCGCTGATCGATCTGTCGTCGCAGCTCAAGCTCCTTCTCTACGTATCGCTGATCGCCTGCGTGTTCCTGCCATGGGGGATGGCGAGTGCGGACGCGAGCGTTGCCAGGATGGTCTTCGGCGCACTGCTCTATGTCGGCAAGCTGACGGTCCTTGGCTTCTTGCTCGCCGTGTTCGAAACCGCAATCGCCAAGATGCGCGTGTTCCGGATTCCCGAGTTCCTGGGCGCGGCGCTGATGCTGGCATTGCTCGCCACCCTGTTGCGGTTCGTGTCGGGGAGCCTCTGA
- a CDS encoding branched-chain amino acid ABC transporter permease, translating to MNTTIMLFLLQDGITNGAIYALLGLALVLVFAVTRVILIPQGEFVTYGALTYASLASGQMPGTAKLALAMGITACAFDLFVARKALHGRLIVRSVLANIVLPAIVLALTIYFAAQKPPVAVCIALSLAIVAMIGLYLYRIAFQPLAHTSVLVLLIASVGTHLALQGLGLLFFGAEGQRGPAVLSGAFTAGSLRFTGQSLTVYGITIAFIVGLWLFFGLTLYGKALRATAVNRLGARLAGIRTTLSGQIAFLLASVIGALSGIMIVPITTLYYDSGFLIGLKGFVAAIVGGLVSYPLTAVAAVFVGIVEAFSSFYASNYKEVIVFMLLIPVLLLRSLAAPAVEEEKD from the coding sequence TTGAACACCACCATCATGCTGTTCCTGCTGCAGGACGGCATCACCAATGGCGCGATCTATGCGCTGCTCGGCCTGGCGCTGGTGCTGGTGTTCGCCGTCACCCGCGTCATCCTCATTCCCCAGGGCGAATTCGTCACCTATGGCGCGCTGACCTATGCCTCGCTGGCCTCGGGCCAGATGCCGGGCACGGCCAAGCTGGCGCTGGCCATGGGCATCACCGCCTGCGCCTTCGACCTGTTCGTGGCCCGCAAGGCGCTGCATGGCCGGCTGATCGTCCGCAGCGTCCTCGCCAACATCGTGCTACCGGCCATCGTGCTGGCACTGACGATCTATTTCGCTGCCCAGAAGCCGCCCGTCGCGGTCTGCATCGCACTGTCGCTGGCGATCGTCGCGATGATCGGCCTCTATCTCTACCGCATCGCGTTCCAGCCGCTGGCGCACACCTCGGTGTTGGTGCTGCTGATCGCCTCGGTCGGTACCCATCTGGCGCTGCAGGGCCTCGGCCTGTTGTTCTTCGGCGCCGAGGGCCAGCGCGGACCGGCGGTGCTGTCGGGCGCCTTCACCGCGGGCTCGCTGCGCTTCACCGGCCAGAGCCTCACCGTCTACGGCATCACCATCGCCTTCATCGTCGGGCTCTGGTTGTTCTTCGGCCTGACGCTTTACGGCAAGGCGCTGCGCGCCACCGCCGTCAACCGCCTGGGCGCGCGGCTTGCCGGCATCCGCACCACGCTGTCGGGGCAGATCGCCTTCCTGCTGGCGTCCGTCATCGGCGCGCTCTCGGGCATCATGATCGTGCCGATCACGACGCTCTATTATGACTCGGGCTTCCTGATCGGCCTGAAAGGCTTCGTCGCCGCGATCGTCGGCGGCCTCGTCAGCTACCCCCTGACCGCTGTCGCCGCCGTGTTCGTCGGTATCGTCGAGGCGTTCTCGTCCTTCTATGCCTCCAACTACAAGGAGGTGATCGTGTTCATGCTCCTGATCCCCGTGCTGCTGCTACGCTCGCTGGCCGCGCCCGCGGTCGAAGAAGAGAAGGACTGA
- the hyfB gene encoding hydrogenase 4 subunit B, with protein sequence MIAMALWSVAALLALAPAGIALSMRPRGSVVLYGACLVITAALCATALLHLLDPAHPVLSATLPIGLPWLGAHFRLDALSAFFLVVVNLGGAAASLFALGYGQHEDAPGRVLPFYPAYLAAMNVVVLANDAFSFLVAWEFMSLTSWALVVSHHREAENVRAGYVYLLMASFGTLALLLAFGLLASGAGYDFDAIRASHPSAALTGMVMILVLLGAGSKAGLVPLHAWLPLAHPAAPSHVSGLMSGVMTKVAVYGFVRIVFDLLPEPVWWWSMVLLLVGGPTATLGVLYALMQRDIKRVLAYSTIENIGIIFTGLGLALAFKAQGLDWVAALAFTAAMLHVFNHALFKSLLFFGAGAVLGATGERDMEKLGGLIHRMPKTAFAVLVGCVAISALPPFNGFVSEWLTFQAILLSPQLPSWGLKLAIPAVGGLLALAAAFAAACFVKLYGISFLGRPRSDVAASAHETDRFSLTAMLLLAAFCLIAGILPGLLIDALAPVSKDMVGNVMPHQVGLQWLTIVPIAESRSSYNGLLVFVFAALCGTAAASAIHRLASDRLRRAPAWDCGYPDPNPAIQYSASSFSQPIRRVFGSVIFAAREIGEMPPPSSPRPARLRVELHDLIWDMLYAPIAKVVGFATDRINILQFLTIRRYLTLVFVALIVLLLVVAL encoded by the coding sequence ATGATCGCGATGGCGCTATGGTCAGTGGCGGCTCTGCTGGCGCTGGCGCCGGCCGGAATAGCGCTGTCGATGCGTCCGCGCGGCTCGGTCGTGCTCTATGGCGCCTGCCTCGTCATCACTGCGGCGCTCTGCGCCACCGCGCTCCTTCATTTGCTCGATCCCGCCCATCCCGTGTTGAGCGCAACACTGCCGATCGGTCTGCCCTGGCTCGGTGCCCATTTCCGGCTCGATGCGCTGTCCGCCTTCTTCCTCGTCGTCGTCAATCTCGGCGGCGCCGCCGCGAGCCTGTTCGCGCTCGGTTACGGCCAGCACGAGGACGCCCCCGGCCGCGTGCTGCCGTTCTATCCTGCCTATCTCGCAGCGATGAACGTCGTCGTGCTTGCAAACGATGCCTTCAGCTTCCTGGTCGCCTGGGAATTCATGTCGCTGACCTCCTGGGCGCTGGTGGTGTCGCATCACCGGGAAGCCGAGAATGTCCGCGCCGGCTACGTCTATCTTCTGATGGCGAGTTTCGGCACGCTGGCGCTGCTGCTCGCCTTCGGCCTGCTCGCGAGCGGCGCCGGTTACGATTTCGATGCGATCCGAGCCTCGCATCCTTCCGCTGCGCTGACCGGCATGGTGATGATCCTCGTGCTGCTGGGCGCCGGCTCCAAGGCCGGCTTGGTGCCGCTGCATGCCTGGCTGCCGCTCGCCCATCCGGCTGCACCCAGCCATGTCTCCGGCCTCATGAGCGGCGTCATGACCAAGGTCGCCGTCTACGGCTTCGTGCGCATCGTGTTTGATCTTCTGCCCGAACCGGTGTGGTGGTGGAGCATGGTGCTGCTGCTGGTGGGCGGTCCGACGGCGACACTGGGCGTGCTCTATGCGCTGATGCAGCGCGATATCAAGCGCGTGCTCGCCTATTCGACGATAGAGAACATCGGCATCATCTTCACCGGCCTCGGGCTGGCGCTGGCTTTCAAGGCGCAAGGGCTCGACTGGGTGGCGGCGCTGGCTTTCACGGCGGCGATGCTGCACGTCTTCAATCATGCGCTGTTCAAGAGCCTGTTGTTCTTTGGCGCCGGCGCGGTGCTGGGAGCAACCGGCGAGCGCGACATGGAGAAGCTCGGCGGGCTGATCCATCGCATGCCGAAGACGGCGTTCGCGGTGCTGGTCGGCTGCGTCGCGATCTCGGCACTGCCGCCGTTCAACGGCTTCGTTTCGGAATGGCTGACCTTCCAGGCGATTTTGCTGTCACCGCAACTGCCCTCCTGGGGCCTCAAGCTGGCGATTCCGGCGGTCGGCGGTCTGCTGGCGCTCGCGGCCGCCTTTGCCGCGGCCTGCTTCGTCAAGCTCTATGGCATCAGCTTCCTCGGCCGGCCGCGTTCGGATGTCGCCGCGTCAGCGCATGAGACCGACCGTTTTTCGCTGACCGCGATGCTCCTGCTCGCCGCCTTCTGCCTCATTGCCGGCATCCTGCCCGGGCTGCTCATCGACGCGCTAGCGCCGGTGAGCAAGGACATGGTCGGTAACGTCATGCCACATCAGGTCGGATTGCAGTGGCTCACCATCGTGCCGATCGCGGAAAGCCGCAGCTCCTATAACGGCCTTCTGGTGTTCGTGTTCGCAGCACTCTGCGGCACGGCGGCGGCGTCGGCCATTCACCGTCTCGCCTCCGACCGCTTGCGCCGCGCACCGGCCTGGGATTGCGGCTATCCTGATCCAAACCCGGCGATCCAGTACTCGGCCTCCAGCTTCTCGCAGCCGATCCGCCGCGTGTTCGGCAGCGTCATCTTTGCCGCGCGCGAGATCGGCGAGATGCCGCCGCCGTCCTCGCCGCGCCCTGCGCGGCTCCGGGTCGAACTGCACGATTTGATCTGGGATATGCTGTACGCGCCGATCGCGAAGGTCGTCGGCTTTGCGACGGACCGCATCAATATCCTCCAGTTTCTCACCATCCGCCGCTACCTGACGCTGGTCTTCGTGGCGCTGATCGTGCTGCTGTTGGTGGTGGCACTATGA
- a CDS encoding helix-turn-helix domain-containing protein, giving the protein MITAAQLRAARALLGIDQRELAQRSSLSLPTIQRMEASEGLIRGNVDSLMKLVEALSVAGIELIAEGAASSAGGRGVRLKSPPPSAGRL; this is encoded by the coding sequence GTGATCACCGCCGCGCAGCTTCGGGCCGCCCGAGCCTTGCTTGGGATCGACCAGCGCGAACTTGCGCAGCGCAGTTCGCTGTCGCTGCCGACGATCCAGCGCATGGAGGCCTCCGAAGGGCTGATCCGCGGCAATGTCGATTCCCTGATGAAGCTGGTCGAGGCACTGTCGGTTGCGGGCATCGAGCTGATCGCCGAGGGTGCGGCGTCGAGCGCCGGGGGCCGCGGTGTGCGGCTGAAGTCCCCACCCCCGAGTGCGGGCAGGCTGTAG
- a CDS encoding nickel-dependent hydrogenase large subunit: MGILDSIPHVHAVPSHRPWPRAVVTEVGWQAAIDRLVEGGLTLLGFWGEPTAVHMAMLDGGSAEIAVVTYECTAGAFPSVASRHPPALRLERTIHDLFGLVPDGADDLRPDLRPDLRPWLDHHAWGQSYPLSGRNASRDVRPYQFLPAEGEALHQVAVGPVHAGIIEPGHFRFTANGEHVVRLEQWLGYTHKGIEQLMQGADLEAAAKLANRTSGDSAVAYAFAFARAAEAALDIQVPRRANHLRALMAELERLANHFGDIGAICNDASFALMHAQTGILRERTLRAADAAFGHRLMMDVVVPGGVARDIAADGLMALRTLLAEINKVFPRLIELYDNTASLQDRTVTTGIVKADYARQFGAGGYVGRASGRGFDARRTLAYAPYDELSFEVPVLDTGDVNARVWIRIREVEQSVGLIAQILDLMEPGEIRTAPAAGRGGCEGLALTEAFRGDVLAWLRLDGELRVERCHLRDASWFQWPLLETAIEGNIIADFPLCNKSFNCSYSGADL, translated from the coding sequence ATGGGCATCCTCGACAGCATCCCCCATGTTCATGCGGTGCCGTCGCACCGGCCCTGGCCGCGCGCAGTCGTGACGGAGGTGGGCTGGCAGGCGGCGATCGATCGACTGGTCGAGGGAGGCCTCACACTGCTCGGCTTCTGGGGCGAGCCGACCGCAGTGCATATGGCAATGCTCGATGGCGGCTCGGCCGAGATCGCGGTCGTCACCTACGAGTGTACGGCCGGCGCATTTCCGAGCGTCGCCAGCCGTCATCCGCCCGCGCTTCGGCTGGAACGGACGATCCATGATCTGTTCGGGCTTGTTCCAGATGGCGCTGACGATCTGCGGCCAGATTTGCGGCCAGATTTGCGGCCATGGCTCGATCACCATGCCTGGGGCCAATCCTATCCGCTCTCCGGCCGCAACGCATCGCGCGACGTGCGGCCATACCAGTTCCTTCCGGCCGAGGGCGAGGCGTTGCACCAGGTCGCGGTCGGCCCCGTACATGCCGGGATCATCGAGCCCGGCCATTTCCGCTTCACCGCCAATGGCGAGCATGTGGTGCGGCTGGAGCAGTGGCTCGGCTACACCCACAAGGGCATCGAGCAGCTGATGCAGGGCGCTGACCTCGAGGCCGCGGCAAAGCTCGCCAACCGTACCTCCGGCGACAGCGCGGTGGCCTACGCCTTCGCCTTTGCCCGGGCGGCGGAAGCGGCGCTCGACATCCAGGTGCCGCGGCGCGCGAATCATTTGCGGGCGCTGATGGCGGAACTGGAACGGCTCGCCAATCATTTCGGCGACATTGGAGCGATCTGCAACGATGCGTCATTCGCGCTGATGCATGCCCAGACGGGCATCTTGCGCGAGCGGACCCTGCGCGCTGCGGATGCGGCGTTCGGCCATCGGCTGATGATGGACGTCGTCGTGCCCGGTGGCGTGGCGCGCGACATCGCAGCGGACGGTCTCATGGCGTTGCGAACGCTGCTTGCGGAAATCAACAAGGTATTCCCGCGCCTGATCGAGCTCTACGACAACACCGCATCCTTGCAGGACCGCACCGTCACCACGGGCATCGTGAAGGCGGACTATGCGCGGCAGTTCGGCGCCGGCGGCTATGTCGGCCGCGCCTCGGGCCGCGGCTTCGATGCACGCCGCACACTTGCTTACGCGCCCTACGATGAATTGTCGTTCGAGGTGCCGGTGCTGGATACCGGCGATGTCAACGCGCGGGTCTGGATCCGAATCCGCGAGGTCGAGCAGAGCGTTGGACTGATCGCACAGATTCTCGACCTGATGGAGCCGGGCGAGATCAGGACCGCGCCGGCGGCGGGGCGCGGCGGATGTGAAGGTCTGGCGCTGACGGAAGCGTTCCGCGGCGACGTTCTGGCGTGGCTGCGGCTCGATGGCGAGTTGCGCGTCGAACGCTGCCACCTGCGCGATGCGTCGTGGTTCCAGTGGCCGCTGCTGGAAACCGCGATCGAGGGCAACATCATCGCCGACTTCCCGCTCTGCAATAAGTCGTTCAACTGTTCCTATTCGGGCGCGGACCTCTAA
- a CDS encoding hydrogenase-4 component E, with product MSSLQFDIAHLLAGSLVLASFMMLYQDRLYALLNVYALHAGVLALSVAWQAYVQQAPHLYLTALIALVFKAIIIPVALHRIIKRLGIHREIENVIGIGLTMMAGIGLVALSMVVMLRVTPGADALAREDLAFALSVVLLGLLIMVTRRNAVSQVVGFMSLENGLVLAATGAKGMPLVVEISVAFSVLIAFIVIGIFLFRIRERFDSVDVQALDRFRGERR from the coding sequence ATGAGCAGCCTGCAATTCGACATCGCCCACTTGCTCGCCGGCTCCCTCGTGCTGGCGAGCTTCATGATGCTCTACCAGGACCGGCTCTACGCGCTGCTCAACGTCTATGCGCTGCATGCCGGCGTGCTGGCGCTGTCGGTGGCGTGGCAGGCCTATGTGCAGCAAGCGCCGCATCTCTATCTCACGGCGCTGATCGCGCTGGTGTTCAAGGCCATCATCATTCCGGTGGCGCTGCACCGGATCATCAAGCGGCTCGGCATCCACCGTGAGATCGAGAACGTGATCGGGATCGGGCTGACCATGATGGCCGGCATCGGTCTCGTCGCGCTGTCGATGGTGGTGATGCTGCGGGTGACGCCGGGCGCCGACGCGCTCGCACGCGAGGACCTTGCCTTCGCGCTGTCGGTGGTGCTGCTGGGGCTCCTGATCATGGTGACGCGGCGCAACGCCGTGAGTCAGGTCGTCGGCTTCATGTCGCTGGAGAATGGGCTGGTGCTGGCGGCGACCGGTGCAAAGGGCATGCCGCTGGTGGTCGAGATCAGCGTCGCCTTCTCGGTGCTGATCGCTTTCATCGTGATCGGCATCTTCCTGTTCCGCATCCGCGAGCGCTTTGACAGCGTGGACGTTCAGGCGCTCGATCGTTTTCGTGGAGAGCGGCGATGA
- a CDS encoding MarR family winged helix-turn-helix transcriptional regulator, whose protein sequence is MTVSKTAEKSSEKAGDAAKGRKDASEGLPDALQLGELSEQLGYVLKRAQLKVFENFLRCMASLQLTPAQFSVLLLVEKNPGRNQTEIASTLGILRPNFVAMLDNLESRDLCARIRSTNDRRSHILVLTDKGKAVLSRAKKLVATKHESRLNELLGQANREALIEMLSKIANDF, encoded by the coding sequence ATGACCGTTTCCAAAACCGCTGAAAAGTCCTCCGAAAAGGCTGGTGACGCAGCCAAGGGCCGCAAGGACGCTTCCGAAGGCCTGCCCGACGCCCTCCAGCTCGGCGAGCTCTCGGAGCAGCTCGGCTACGTCCTGAAGCGGGCGCAGCTCAAGGTGTTCGAGAATTTCCTGCGCTGCATGGCCTCGCTCCAGCTGACGCCGGCGCAGTTCTCGGTGCTGCTGCTGGTCGAGAAGAACCCGGGCCGTAACCAGACCGAGATCGCCTCTACCCTCGGCATCCTCAGGCCGAATTTCGTCGCCATGCTCGACAATCTCGAGAGCCGCGACCTCTGCGCCCGGATCCGTTCCACCAATGACCGCCGCTCGCACATTCTGGTTTTGACCGACAAGGGCAAGGCCGTGCTTTCGAGGGCGAAAAAGCTCGTCGCCACCAAGCACGAGTCGCGATTGAACGAGCTGCTCGGCCAGGCCAACCGCGAAGCCCTGATCGAGATGCTGTCGAAGATCGCGAACGACTTTTGA